The following coding sequences are from one Gossypium hirsutum isolate 1008001.06 chromosome A12, Gossypium_hirsutum_v2.1, whole genome shotgun sequence window:
- the LOC107921088 gene encoding uncharacterized protein, whose protein sequence is MAATQSNSFPRSSRQYPLATEVNEHLNRLRASKELLLSHHALGHECADELLDGSLRLLDLCSTANDIVLQIKESASELRSTLLRRKIGEAEIVSEVRKYMSFRKVSKKTIHKALGNLKVIQRKNTVSPSETVSILKEIEAVTCSMFEDLLSLIPGPKPGSWLSVSKLLHQRRIACEDAGRNVNEFEKVDVALKSFGITKSDIINLEMQNKLKKLGVVYSVS, encoded by the exons ATGGCAGCCACTCAATCCAACAGTTTCCCCCGCTCATCTAGACAATACCCACTAGCAACAGAAGTTAATGAGCATTTGAATAGATTGAGGGCTTCTAAAGAG TTGCTTCTGTCCCACCATGCTTTAGGCCACGAATGTGCTGATGAGTTGTTGGATGGTTCTCTTAGACTCCTCGACCTTTGCAGCACTGCTAATGATATTGTGCTGCAAATAAAAGAAAGCGCAAGTGAACTTCGATCGACTTTGCTCCGAAGGAAAATCGGTGAAGCTGAGATCGTAAGTGAAGTGAGGAAATACATGAGCTTTAGGAAAGTTTCCAAAAAGACTATCCACAAGGCATTGGGAAACTTGAAGGTCATACAAAGGAAAAACACAGTCTCACCTTCAGAAACTGTTAGCATACTAAAGGAGATTGAAGCAGTGACTTGTTCTATGTTTGAGGATTTGTTATCTCTCATCCCTGGACCAAAGCCTGGAAGTTGGTTATCAGTTTCAAAACTATTGCATCAAAGAAGAATAGCGTGCGAAGATGCTGGAAGAAACGTGAATGAATTCGAAAAGGTTGATGTTGCTTTGAAATCCTTTGGAATAACCAAATCTGATATCATAAATCTTGAGATGCAAAACAAGCTAAAAAAACTTGGAGTTGTTTATTCAGTATCTTGA